One genomic region from Reichenbachiella ulvae encodes:
- a CDS encoding glycoside hydrolase family 78 protein encodes MRARWFGLVLVCLTLQLQAQISIGDLAVEYQTTPLGLDVTQPRFSWKMIQEGKERGMSQIAYQLEVKDETQELVWNSDRVESGTSINIEYQGESLEPGTRYQWTVSVWDQKGKVHSNSSWFETGLLNSGMEAWDGAQWIGGTSEALVLYSHALSVFKVEYAIQIDKGSARAGLVLGANDRRLMNDHLNILGVENAKDESYLLFELDLTTLGKKEEEMATLNIYRAGYLPSDQANKPLHAVQIPKSLIHRQNQYEAHQFYLDFNFGFCQIFIDGHDQEHLVIPKEFLPSSPWVDVWGVPLNPHGSAGGDQLTYPVLGDIGFKMEKGQKARFSQLKIKNYREPSNTLFFEDLGGQNYAGAFSDQVTQGRLSIEDKSYRVDASKSEQLIIADPSQNAMPMLRTEFEAKGKKLSKARLYVTARGIYEMYLNGERVGDDYFNPGLTQYNKTHMYQTYDVTEMVSDGANALGAMLAEGWWSGNITYRGYNWNYFGDRQSLLAKLVLTYEDGATQTISTQPDSWTYYDQGPIVYSSFFQGEIYDANRESAVSGWSQVGFDDKDWKPAVEVPLEGTAFTAAPLQYDELKLIGQIGKNAGIVKELTAQSVDEVRPGVFVYDMGQNMVGVPKITLSGEKGDTVTMRYAEMKYPDLPEHKDYVGMIMMENIRGAQTTDRWILGETTTQIQPRFTFHGYRYLEITGIKAAIPLDQVKGLVISSIDELASGYETSNPLVNQLWSNITWSFRSNFLSIPTDTPARNERMGWNGDINVFARTATFLGDIDPFLNRHLMANRDLQAASGRFQDIAPIGTGFGGTLWGSAGIVLAWELYQQYGDLRLIEEHYDAMKAYVNFLETKQDAKTGILDEGPLGDWLSPEGYKNDNSLLWTAYQVYDLRVVYQSAELLGKTSDAKKYKAKHDERKTFFNQTYVDEATGKTIRSAYAGDSWAQKPEGYTYEKGDFIDTQVSYAVPLALDVFAERYQKRAAEHLAQAVSRKNQDFMGVERPEVSLMTGFIGTASLAPSLSEHGYDQLSYQLLQQTSYPSWLYSVENGATTIWERLNSYTKEEGFGGNNSMNSFNHYSFGAIGSWMYNTSLGIQRKDPGFKEFVLAPTPDPTGQMTWARGYYDSMYGKIVSEWRIEEDKVTYQITVPANTKARLYLLAADKGQVKESGKKLAKSKGLVWIGQEKDRVLLELSSGSYEFTVQ; translated from the coding sequence ATGAGAGCAAGATGGTTTGGTTTGGTTTTGGTTTGTTTGACTCTGCAGTTGCAGGCACAGATTAGTATTGGAGATCTGGCTGTGGAGTATCAGACAACACCGCTTGGGTTGGATGTAACTCAGCCACGCTTTAGCTGGAAAATGATCCAGGAGGGTAAGGAAAGAGGAATGTCCCAGATAGCCTATCAGTTAGAAGTGAAAGATGAGACCCAAGAGCTAGTTTGGAACAGCGATAGGGTTGAATCGGGTACTTCCATCAATATCGAATATCAGGGTGAGTCACTCGAGCCGGGCACTCGCTATCAATGGACCGTGTCGGTTTGGGATCAAAAAGGAAAAGTCCATAGCAACAGCTCCTGGTTTGAAACGGGGTTGCTAAACTCAGGGATGGAAGCATGGGATGGAGCCCAGTGGATTGGTGGTACTAGTGAAGCACTTGTGCTCTACTCCCATGCCCTTTCTGTTTTCAAAGTGGAATATGCGATTCAGATCGATAAGGGGTCTGCTAGGGCAGGCTTGGTGCTGGGTGCCAATGATCGCAGGTTGATGAACGATCATCTCAACATATTAGGAGTTGAAAATGCGAAAGACGAGAGCTATTTGCTTTTCGAATTGGACCTGACTACTCTGGGCAAAAAAGAGGAGGAGATGGCTACATTAAACATCTATCGTGCCGGCTACTTACCTAGCGATCAGGCCAACAAACCACTTCATGCTGTCCAAATTCCTAAAAGTCTGATTCATCGTCAAAACCAATATGAGGCGCATCAATTCTATCTTGATTTCAATTTTGGATTCTGTCAAATTTTTATTGATGGGCATGATCAGGAGCATCTTGTAATTCCCAAAGAATTTTTGCCTTCATCGCCGTGGGTGGATGTCTGGGGAGTGCCGCTCAATCCGCATGGCAGTGCTGGTGGAGATCAACTGACCTATCCGGTATTAGGCGACATAGGTTTCAAGATGGAAAAGGGACAGAAGGCGAGATTTTCTCAACTGAAAATTAAAAACTACAGAGAACCATCCAATACCCTCTTTTTTGAGGATTTAGGCGGGCAGAACTATGCCGGTGCCTTTAGCGATCAGGTCACTCAGGGACGACTGTCGATTGAGGATAAGAGTTACAGAGTTGATGCTTCCAAATCTGAACAATTGATCATAGCGGACCCTAGCCAGAATGCTATGCCTATGCTCAGGACAGAGTTCGAGGCGAAAGGTAAAAAATTGAGCAAGGCGCGACTGTATGTGACGGCCAGAGGGATATACGAGATGTACTTGAATGGGGAGAGAGTAGGGGATGACTATTTCAATCCAGGCCTGACACAGTACAATAAAACGCATATGTACCAGACCTATGATGTGACAGAAATGGTTTCTGATGGAGCGAATGCATTGGGAGCCATGCTGGCCGAAGGCTGGTGGAGTGGTAATATCACCTACCGCGGATACAACTGGAACTACTTTGGTGATAGACAATCGTTATTGGCCAAGCTCGTATTGACCTACGAAGATGGGGCAACACAGACGATCTCAACCCAGCCCGATAGCTGGACTTATTATGACCAGGGGCCAATTGTGTACAGTAGCTTTTTTCAGGGGGAGATCTATGATGCCAATAGAGAGTCAGCAGTGAGTGGTTGGAGTCAGGTCGGGTTTGACGACAAAGACTGGAAACCTGCCGTAGAGGTGCCATTGGAGGGGACTGCCTTTACTGCGGCCCCACTGCAATATGACGAATTGAAGTTGATAGGTCAAATAGGTAAGAATGCAGGAATAGTAAAAGAACTGACGGCCCAAAGTGTAGATGAAGTGAGGCCTGGGGTGTTTGTGTATGATATGGGCCAGAATATGGTAGGTGTGCCGAAAATCACTCTTTCAGGTGAAAAAGGAGATACCGTTACCATGCGTTATGCGGAGATGAAGTATCCAGATTTGCCTGAGCACAAGGACTATGTGGGCATGATCATGATGGAAAACATCCGGGGAGCTCAAACTACTGACCGGTGGATCCTGGGCGAGACGACTACTCAAATTCAGCCTCGCTTTACATTTCATGGATACAGATACCTGGAGATTACAGGGATCAAAGCGGCCATTCCTTTGGATCAGGTAAAAGGCCTGGTGATCAGTTCGATCGATGAGTTGGCTTCCGGCTATGAGACTTCCAATCCTTTGGTCAACCAGCTGTGGAGTAACATTACCTGGTCGTTTCGTAGCAACTTCCTTTCTATCCCTACGGATACTCCTGCCAGAAATGAGCGCATGGGATGGAATGGAGATATCAATGTATTTGCAAGGACAGCTACATTTTTGGGAGACATCGATCCTTTCCTCAATAGACATTTGATGGCCAACAGAGACCTTCAGGCAGCGTCAGGTCGCTTTCAGGATATCGCCCCTATTGGAACAGGTTTTGGCGGTACACTATGGGGTAGTGCTGGTATCGTTCTAGCCTGGGAGTTGTATCAGCAGTATGGAGACTTACGATTGATAGAGGAACACTATGATGCCATGAAGGCCTATGTCAATTTTTTGGAGACGAAACAAGATGCTAAAACTGGAATTCTGGATGAGGGACCTCTGGGCGATTGGCTGAGCCCTGAGGGCTATAAAAACGACAACTCCCTGTTATGGACAGCTTATCAGGTATATGACTTGCGGGTAGTATATCAATCTGCCGAGTTGCTGGGCAAAACCAGTGATGCCAAAAAATACAAGGCCAAACATGATGAAAGGAAGACTTTCTTCAATCAGACCTATGTCGATGAAGCAACAGGCAAAACCATACGGTCGGCCTATGCTGGTGACTCGTGGGCGCAAAAACCGGAAGGTTACACCTACGAAAAGGGCGATTTTATTGATACGCAGGTTTCGTATGCCGTGCCTTTGGCTCTGGATGTATTTGCCGAAAGATACCAAAAACGGGCGGCAGAGCATTTGGCACAAGCAGTCAGCAGAAAGAACCAGGATTTCATGGGAGTAGAGAGACCTGAAGTTTCCCTGATGACAGGATTCATAGGGACTGCTTCATTAGCCCCCTCTCTTTCTGAGCATGGATACGATCAACTTTCATATCAGCTCTTGCAGCAGACTTCTTACCCTTCATGGTTGTATTCGGTAGAGAATGGAGCTACTACAATCTGGGAGCGCCTGAATTCTTACACCAAAGAAGAGGGGTTCGGCGGCAACAACAGCATGAATTCATTCAACCATTATTCGTTTGGTGCGATTGGTTCCTGGATGTACAACACTTCTCTGGGCATTCAACGTAAGGATCCTGGTTTTAAAGAGTTTGTGCTTGCACCCACGCCTGACCCTACCGGTCAGATGACCTGGGCCAGGGGATACTATGATTCTATGTATGGTAAGATCGTAAGTGAGTGGCGCATAGAGGAGGATAAGGTGACTTATCAAATCACAGTTCCGGCTAACACCAAAGCCAGGCTGTACCTGCTGGCAGCCGACAAGGGACAAGTGAAAGAATCGGGAAAGAAACTAGCCAAATCCAAAGGGTTGGTTTGGATTGGACAAGAGAAGGATCGCGTGCTGTTAGAACTCTCCTCGGGGAGCTATGAGTTTACGGTTCAATAA
- a CDS encoding bifunctional aldolase/short-chain dehydrogenase — protein sequence MSSDILESKMETKEFKYVDYLWKESEAEKLGDDQVALFLYRSNVLGADLRVTNYGGGNTSCKTMEKDPLSGEEREVLWVKGSGGDIGTLKRDGIAGLYVDKLHGLKNAYIGIEFEDEIVPLYYHCLHDLDSKAPSIDTPLHGLLPFKHIDHLHPDALIAVAAAKDSEAITKEIWGDKMGWVPWQRPGFDLALQLEKCLNDNPGIRGIVLGSHGLFTWGDTSYECYMNSLEVIEAASQYIADREGKDREVFGGTKMESLPESERKQQAALLSPVLRGLCSSEQKMIGHFTDDERVLQFVNSQDLSKLAPLGTSCPDHFLRTKIQPLVLELGANDDLTDPMAVKEKITPAFEQYRQEYATYYETCKRDNSPAMRDPNPVVILYPGVGMFTFAKNKQTARVASEFYLNAINVMRGAEAISEYTALPRQEAFDIEYWLLEEDKLKRMPPEKPLSRRVAIITGAGGGIGKAIADKLAEQGANVFLTDIEEERLIEANATYKRDISAFGLCNVANPDSVKEAFEAASLEFGGVDIVVHSAGLAISKPLEETTQKDWDLLQDVLVKGQFNMAQKGTAIMKTQGFGGDIINIASKNGLVAGKNNVGYGTAKAAQQHMTRLLAAEFGGDKIRVNTVNPDGVIVGSKIWEGAWAEGRAKAYGITVEELPAFYAKRNLMNEIIRPEDIANAVFALAAILDKSTGNTINVDGGMAEAFLR from the coding sequence ATGAGCTCGGATATACTTGAAAGCAAAATGGAAACCAAAGAGTTTAAATATGTGGACTACCTCTGGAAGGAGTCCGAAGCAGAGAAGCTAGGGGATGATCAGGTTGCCTTGTTTCTTTATAGATCCAATGTATTAGGTGCAGACCTTCGTGTGACCAATTATGGAGGAGGTAACACATCCTGCAAGACCATGGAGAAGGATCCATTGTCAGGAGAAGAGAGAGAAGTGCTTTGGGTCAAAGGCTCTGGTGGAGACATCGGTACACTCAAAAGAGATGGGATTGCAGGTCTGTATGTTGACAAGCTGCATGGCTTGAAGAACGCCTACATAGGGATAGAATTTGAAGATGAGATCGTTCCGCTGTATTATCACTGTTTACATGATTTGGATAGCAAGGCTCCTTCGATCGATACGCCTTTGCATGGTTTGCTTCCTTTCAAGCACATCGACCACTTGCATCCGGATGCTTTGATTGCCGTGGCAGCAGCCAAGGATAGTGAAGCCATTACAAAAGAAATTTGGGGAGATAAAATGGGTTGGGTGCCCTGGCAAAGACCGGGATTCGACCTGGCCCTACAATTAGAAAAGTGTTTGAATGATAACCCAGGTATTCGAGGCATTGTGCTTGGTAGCCATGGTTTGTTTACCTGGGGTGACACCAGCTACGAATGCTACATGAACAGTCTCGAAGTAATCGAGGCAGCTTCTCAATACATTGCTGATAGGGAAGGAAAGGACCGCGAAGTATTCGGTGGTACTAAAATGGAAAGTCTGCCTGAGTCAGAAAGAAAACAACAGGCTGCACTGTTGTCTCCAGTTCTAAGAGGGCTTTGCTCGAGCGAGCAAAAGATGATTGGTCACTTTACGGATGACGAAAGAGTATTGCAATTTGTCAACTCACAAGACCTAAGTAAACTGGCACCATTAGGTACTTCATGTCCAGACCACTTTTTGAGAACCAAAATTCAGCCATTGGTATTGGAACTGGGAGCCAATGATGACCTCACTGATCCGATGGCTGTGAAGGAGAAGATCACTCCGGCATTTGAGCAGTATCGTCAGGAATACGCTACCTACTACGAAACATGCAAAAGAGACAATAGCCCGGCGATGAGAGATCCGAACCCAGTGGTGATTTTATATCCGGGGGTCGGGATGTTCACTTTTGCTAAAAATAAGCAGACTGCAAGAGTCGCTTCTGAATTTTACCTCAATGCCATCAATGTGATGCGTGGGGCAGAGGCTATTTCAGAATATACTGCTTTGCCAAGACAGGAAGCATTCGATATCGAATACTGGCTCCTGGAAGAAGATAAACTGAAGAGAATGCCTCCCGAAAAACCTTTGTCTCGAAGAGTGGCTATCATCACCGGAGCTGGTGGAGGTATCGGAAAAGCCATAGCCGACAAGCTGGCGGAGCAGGGAGCCAATGTGTTTTTGACTGATATAGAAGAGGAAAGGCTGATCGAGGCGAATGCGACATACAAACGTGACATTTCAGCCTTTGGCCTATGCAATGTTGCCAATCCAGATTCTGTAAAAGAGGCCTTTGAAGCTGCTAGTCTTGAATTTGGTGGAGTGGATATTGTTGTGCATTCAGCTGGTTTAGCGATTTCAAAACCCTTAGAAGAAACAACCCAGAAGGATTGGGATCTGCTTCAGGATGTATTGGTCAAAGGCCAGTTCAATATGGCACAAAAAGGAACGGCTATTATGAAAACCCAGGGCTTTGGTGGTGATATCATCAATATCGCGAGTAAGAATGGTCTGGTAGCGGGTAAAAACAATGTAGGCTATGGTACAGCCAAAGCAGCTCAACAACATATGACGCGACTTCTGGCGGCAGAATTTGGAGGTGATAAAATCAGAGTGAACACCGTGAATCCAGATGGCGTGATCGTAGGTAGCAAAATCTGGGAAGGGGCCTGGGCAGAGGGTAGAGCCAAGGCTTACGGAATCACTGTGGAGGAGCTACCCGCTTTTTATGCCAAAAGAAACTTGATGAATGAAATCATCAGACCAGAGGATATCGCCAACGCGGTTTTTGCGCTAGCGGCTATCTTGGATAAGAGCACGGGCAATACAATCAATGTAGACGGAGGAATGGCTGAGGCCTTCTTGAGATAA
- a CDS encoding tetratricopeptide repeat-containing sensor histidine kinase: protein MTNPLTNFLPANKVSLEKKELGHLISKPLLFWSLLLLSLGQSHAQRSKIDSLESELSLHATYDTTRVNLLNELAFSYFSQDLITTLKYLDQSDSIADVIHFKKGQARSIYIRGITEAIQSNYDQALDYYDEALEWYKTANYQAGIANCYNAMGIALSYKGMPREAIFYFKEAIKIEEKIGGKNLSAPFINIGGLYQDLGEFDQAVFHLKKALAIAEANENEQRIAYSLNNLGTVYDKQGNYPLALEHYKQSMYMNEALGDSLGIVNNITNMGLIYQTQKNYDKAMKCYERALEIDEHNNKKKGICTALNLIGTIYEETGDYPSALSHYAKALRLSKEAGINTVIPYIHNNIGTTNLALKNYETAIQSFIEAKKSGLEIESKAAVSAAYIGLAKTYTTLKAYDIALNNALRAQEISEKSGFLEDQKEASEILSRIYEATGNYKNALESHQQFKLLNDSLFNQENFERVAQLEYEYMYKQQLDSANIRELKLTQTVLTTSQDLANSRQNYLWAIIGILILSIISGATMFYQKFNAIKARNRQIVTEQKLLRSQMTPHFIFNSLSVLQGMILSKEENKSITYLSKFSKLLRIVLENSRDKMVPLIQELEAIDIYMALQNIDADPSYDYSLVVDESIDSNLLLIPPMIIQPFIENAIEHAFGSSQEHCEIKVNLRWIGNELNCTITDNGIGIDTIVQKSGTRKNSLATIITSERLELLGKELRLPGTISIEDRKKYQAQGTQVSLIIPYKLVEHQ from the coding sequence ATGACAAATCCATTGACCAACTTCTTACCCGCAAACAAAGTCAGTTTAGAAAAAAAGGAATTAGGGCATTTGATTTCCAAACCATTGCTCTTTTGGTCTCTATTGTTGCTTTCTCTTGGTCAATCACATGCGCAGCGCTCCAAAATCGATAGTCTTGAATCGGAGCTGTCACTACATGCTACATATGACACGACTAGGGTGAATCTTTTAAACGAACTGGCGTTTTCCTATTTTAGTCAAGACCTCATCACTACCCTGAAATATTTGGATCAATCGGATTCTATTGCGGATGTCATCCATTTTAAAAAAGGGCAGGCAAGAAGCATCTACATCCGAGGTATTACAGAAGCCATTCAATCGAATTATGATCAAGCGTTGGATTACTACGATGAGGCCTTGGAATGGTATAAAACTGCTAATTACCAAGCAGGGATCGCGAACTGCTACAATGCCATGGGCATCGCCCTTAGCTATAAGGGTATGCCTAGAGAAGCGATATTTTACTTCAAAGAAGCCATCAAGATCGAAGAGAAAATAGGAGGTAAAAACCTTTCCGCACCCTTTATTAATATTGGCGGCCTTTATCAGGATTTAGGTGAGTTTGATCAAGCCGTCTTTCACCTAAAAAAAGCACTTGCCATTGCTGAAGCCAATGAGAATGAGCAACGTATTGCCTATAGTCTGAATAACCTGGGGACAGTTTACGATAAGCAGGGCAATTACCCGCTTGCTCTGGAGCACTACAAACAATCTATGTACATGAATGAAGCACTCGGAGATAGCCTGGGCATAGTCAATAACATAACCAATATGGGGCTAATTTATCAGACGCAGAAAAACTATGACAAGGCCATGAAGTGTTATGAAAGGGCTTTAGAAATCGACGAACACAACAATAAAAAGAAAGGAATCTGCACAGCACTAAACCTGATTGGAACGATATATGAAGAAACCGGAGATTACCCAAGTGCGCTCAGTCACTATGCAAAGGCCCTGAGATTGAGCAAAGAAGCAGGCATAAACACTGTGATCCCTTATATTCATAATAATATCGGCACAACTAATTTGGCATTAAAAAATTATGAGACGGCCATTCAATCCTTCATTGAGGCAAAGAAAAGTGGCTTGGAGATTGAAAGCAAGGCTGCAGTCAGTGCGGCTTATATCGGACTGGCTAAAACATATACGACCCTAAAAGCATACGATATTGCTCTGAATAATGCGCTCCGTGCACAGGAGATTTCGGAAAAATCCGGTTTTTTGGAGGATCAAAAAGAAGCTTCGGAAATCCTTTCCCGGATTTATGAAGCAACGGGCAACTACAAAAATGCACTCGAAAGCCACCAACAGTTCAAACTGTTGAACGACAGCCTTTTCAATCAAGAGAACTTTGAAAGAGTGGCGCAACTCGAATATGAGTACATGTATAAGCAGCAACTGGATTCTGCCAATATCCGTGAATTAAAACTCACCCAAACCGTATTGACCACATCGCAGGACCTGGCCAACTCGAGGCAAAATTATCTTTGGGCTATTATCGGCATCCTCATCCTTTCCATTATTTCTGGAGCTACGATGTTTTATCAAAAATTCAACGCCATTAAGGCCAGGAACCGACAAATCGTAACCGAACAAAAACTGCTGCGATCGCAAATGACCCCCCACTTCATCTTTAACTCCTTATCTGTTTTGCAGGGAATGATCTTAAGCAAGGAAGAAAATAAATCCATTACTTACCTATCAAAATTCTCCAAACTACTCCGTATCGTTCTGGAAAATTCAAGGGATAAGATGGTTCCTTTAATCCAGGAACTAGAAGCCATCGATATTTATATGGCCTTACAGAATATAGATGCCGACCCATCCTATGATTATAGTCTGGTGGTGGATGAAAGTATAGATAGCAACCTCTTGCTCATTCCTCCTATGATTATTCAGCCCTTTATTGAAAATGCCATTGAACATGCCTTTGGGTCGAGTCAAGAACATTGCGAAATAAAGGTGAACCTGAGGTGGATAGGAAATGAATTAAACTGTACCATTACTGACAATGGAATTGGGATTGA
- a CDS encoding cellulase family glycosylhydrolase, whose amino-acid sequence MRVSIRCQLSALIVICTMHTAWSQMTDADFLKANGTVLRNQSGQGDTINLRGTNLGSWLSLEYWMCPLGTGSLDRRTWQATTYDGATQESLQALFDRDLTTGWTSTDVQSGGQYLEIDMQKEVVFNRISFEAGGFTSQYPREYTVEASLNKTNWQTIASGTGTTEDIFIQLPAIYEQRYLRISQTGSDTEAKWSVAELNLYMEDDFHVRNSLSVRFGEDGMDEILDHYQETWITSDDLDRIQAMGMNMVRVPFYWMELMYNDGSIKTNGFTQLDWVIEECNQRNMYVILDMHGGPGGWNGFITSGQAHTNDIWTDKDSQQMAIDIWKAIAARYKGNPTVAAYDLMNEPLSSNQELYPIHGLYNKIYQEVRQIDPDHVISIGAFPGFGFVVGPEYYGWENVLYQAHHYNEDKTNHDSQLGFADWAIRDMANHQHIWQVPILAGEFNFWTFSDVWEYYFNGLNASNISWSNWAYKTKRVDTPKENWGYYDANTNPAPDIHYDTKEEIEAKWSEFGTEQFRTNTELINIVTPHTKAAVSKPRYGHRVWLMSYADRYMTSAGDDPMVCNQSTRELFELVDAGDGKVAFETMDGKYLGIVNGGAQLKANKTSIGETEKFTFVDLGNRKMALMGSNGKFVSAEEASNPMTCNRDYADGWEVFQWGSYAPGVLTVADFVHSDSLIYPNPSTGTIQLKTGFDQYLVEIFDLRGCLRMALADSKDGDWVDISSLESGTYVVKISSANTVVNKKLVVGIQ is encoded by the coding sequence ATGAGAGTAAGCATTAGATGTCAATTGTCAGCACTGATCGTTATCTGCACCATGCATACCGCATGGTCGCAGATGACTGATGCTGATTTTCTTAAAGCAAATGGAACAGTCCTTAGGAATCAATCCGGGCAAGGCGACACCATCAACCTGCGGGGTACCAACCTGGGTTCATGGCTCAGTCTGGAGTATTGGATGTGCCCTTTAGGTACAGGGTCTCTCGATCGCAGGACCTGGCAGGCGACCACCTACGATGGGGCAACCCAGGAGAGCCTTCAAGCGCTATTCGATCGGGACTTAACTACTGGATGGACCAGTACAGATGTGCAATCAGGAGGGCAGTACCTGGAAATTGACATGCAGAAGGAGGTGGTGTTCAACCGTATTTCTTTCGAAGCGGGAGGGTTTACTTCTCAGTACCCGAGAGAGTACACGGTGGAGGCTTCTCTTAATAAAACCAATTGGCAAACCATTGCCTCAGGTACAGGGACGACAGAAGATATTTTCATCCAACTACCAGCCATCTATGAGCAACGCTACCTACGCATTTCACAGACCGGAAGTGACACGGAGGCCAAGTGGTCTGTCGCAGAACTGAATCTCTATATGGAGGACGATTTTCATGTCCGCAACTCTTTGAGCGTGCGTTTTGGAGAGGATGGTATGGATGAGATTCTCGATCACTATCAAGAGACCTGGATCACCTCTGATGATCTGGATCGTATCCAGGCTATGGGTATGAACATGGTCAGAGTACCTTTCTATTGGATGGAGTTAATGTACAATGATGGTAGCATCAAGACGAATGGTTTTACCCAGTTAGATTGGGTCATCGAGGAGTGCAACCAAAGAAACATGTACGTCATTCTAGACATGCATGGTGGTCCTGGAGGCTGGAATGGTTTCATCACCAGTGGTCAGGCTCATACCAATGATATCTGGACAGACAAGGATTCTCAGCAAATGGCTATTGACATTTGGAAGGCGATTGCCGCCAGATACAAGGGCAACCCTACAGTAGCTGCCTATGATTTGATGAATGAGCCTTTGAGTTCGAATCAAGAGCTGTATCCCATTCACGGACTTTATAACAAGATCTATCAGGAAGTTCGGCAGATCGATCCTGATCATGTGATCTCTATTGGAGCGTTCCCTGGCTTTGGTTTTGTGGTGGGGCCCGAATACTATGGATGGGAAAATGTACTCTATCAGGCCCATCACTACAACGAGGACAAGACGAATCACGATTCACAGTTGGGATTTGCTGATTGGGCGATTCGAGATATGGCCAATCATCAGCATATCTGGCAAGTACCCATATTGGCAGGAGAGTTCAATTTCTGGACATTCTCAGATGTTTGGGAATATTATTTCAATGGACTCAATGCCTCGAATATTTCCTGGTCTAACTGGGCCTACAAGACCAAAAGAGTAGATACACCCAAAGAAAACTGGGGTTACTATGATGCCAACACCAATCCCGCACCGGACATTCATTATGATACTAAAGAAGAGATTGAAGCGAAATGGAGTGAGTTTGGAACCGAACAATTCCGGACCAACACAGAGCTGATCAATATAGTGACTCCTCATACTAAAGCGGCGGTGTCCAAACCACGCTATGGTCATAGAGTTTGGCTTATGAGTTATGCAGATCGATACATGACATCTGCTGGAGACGACCCCATGGTTTGCAACCAGAGCACCCGTGAGTTATTCGAATTGGTGGATGCAGGCGATGGAAAGGTAGCTTTTGAGACCATGGATGGAAAATACCTGGGGATTGTGAATGGCGGGGCGCAGCTGAAAGCCAACAAAACGTCGATCGGAGAGACAGAGAAGTTCACCTTTGTTGATCTGGGTAATCGAAAAATGGCTTTGATGGGAAGTAATGGAAAGTTTGTAAGCGCCGAAGAGGCATCAAATCCAATGACATGTAATCGCGATTATGCAGATGGATGGGAAGTATTCCAGTGGGGGAGTTATGCCCCTGGGGTGTTGACGGTTGCTGATTTTGTCCATTCGGACAGCCTCATCTATCCTAACCCTAGCACTGGTACCATTCAGTTAAAGACGGGGTTTGATCAATACCTAGTCGAAATATTTGATTTAAGAGGATGTTTGAGGATGGCCCTGGCTGATTCGAAAGATGGTGATTGGGTGGACATTAGCTCGCTGGAGAGCGGTACTTATGTGGTGAAAATATCATCAGCAAATACCGTGGTGAACAAGAAGTTGGTAGTAGGGATTCAGTGA